A DNA window from Chiloscyllium plagiosum isolate BGI_BamShark_2017 chromosome 9, ASM401019v2, whole genome shotgun sequence contains the following coding sequences:
- the dld gene encoding delta-like protein D isoform X2: MAHRSVCLVITLLAALHQASPSGVFELKLQEFNNRKGLAGNVNCCKGSSASNYGLPCECKTFFRVCLKHYQAKISPEPPCTYGSALTPVLGSNSFSIPDAETFSNPMRFPFAFTWPGTFSLIIEALHAEPTDDLSTDNPDRLISRLATQRHLTVGDEWSQDVHTSSHTELKYSYRFVCDEHYYGEGCSVFCRPRDDAFGHFSCGEKGEKLCNPGWKGAYCTESICLPGCDEQHGYCDRPGECKCRVGWRGRYCDECIHYPGCLHGTCQQPWQCNCQEGWGGLFCNQDLNYCTHHKPCKNGATCTNTGQGSYTCTCRAGYTGSNCEIEINECDANPCKNDGTCTDLENHYTCTCAPGFLGRNCELSAMTCADGPCFNGGRCTDKPTGGYSCHCPASYSGFNCEKKIDHCSSDPCTNGAQCVDIGNSYICQCRAGFTGRNCDIDADNCASMPCLNGGTCQDGVNDHTCICPSGFSGKNCSILISICANNPCHNGATCHERNSHYVCQCSRGYGGLNCQFLLPEQPQGQTVVIDVKDKYTEAENKGQFPWVAVCAGVILVLMLLLGCAAVIVCVRVKLQKGQQQQPDISKSEMETMNNLTDCHREKDISISIIAATQIKNTNKKVDLQCDSSTERNGYRVKYPSVDYNLVHELKNEDLIKAENERGDANTPEAEQISATQHNGEPSERKRPESTYSASKDTKYQSVYVISEEKDECIIATEV, translated from the exons ATGGCCCACCGCAGTGTTTGCCTGGTCATCACTCTGCTGGCTGCACTCCACCAG GCTTCCCCCTCTGGCGTCTTTGAGCTAAAGTTGCAGGAATTCAATAATCGCAAAGGGCTGGCTGGGAATGTGAACTGTTGCAAAGGCTCCTCGGCCTCCAACTACGGCCTCCCGTGCGAGTGTAAGACCTTCTTCCGCGTCTGCCTCAAGCATTACCAGGCGAAAATCTCTCCCGAGCCGCCGTGTACCTACGGTAGCGCCCTGACCCCGGTGCTGGGCTCCAACTCCTTCTCCATCCCGGACGCCGAAACCTTCAGTAACCCCATGCGGTTCCCTTTCGCTTTCACCTGGCCG ggaaCGTTCTCCTTAATCATTGAGGCTTTGCATGCTGAGCCCACTGATGATCTGAGTACAG ATAACCCCGATCGCCTCATCAGCCGCTTGGCGACTCAGCGGCACCTCACGGTCGGTGATGAGTGGTCCCAGGATGTGCACACCAGCAGCCACACCGAGCTCAAGTACTCTTACCGCTTCGTCTGCGACGAGCACTACTATGGGGAAGGCTGCTCCGTCTTCTGCCGGCCGAGGGACGACGCGTTCGGTCACTTCAGCTGCGGCGAGAAGGGGGAAAAGCTGTGTAACCCCGGCTGGAAGGGAGCCTATTGCACTGAGT ctatctgccTCCCTGGCTGCGACGAGCAACACGGATACTGCGACAGACCTGGGGAATGCAA GTGTAGGGTGGGATGGAGAGGACGTTACTGTGATGAATGTATTCATTATCCAGGCTGTCTTCATGGGACATGTCAGCAGCCTTGGCAGTGTAACTGCCAGGAAGGATGGGGTGGTCTCTTTTGCAACCAGG ACTTGAACTATTGCACTCACCACAAGCCGTGCAAGAATGGTGCTACATGTaccaatactggccaagggagtTACACCTGTACTTGTCGTGCTGGCTACACAGGCTCCAACTGTGAAATCGAGATCAACGAGTGTGATGCCAATCCCTGTAAGAACGATGGAACCTGCACG GATCTGGAGAACCACTACACTTGTACCTGTGCACCAGGCTTCCTTGGTCGGAACTGTGAGCTGAGTGCCATGACGTGTGCAGATGGGCCCTGCTTCAATGGAGGAAGATGCACAGACAAACCGACTGGGGGCTACAGCTGCCATTGCCCTGCTAGTTACTCCGGATTCAACTGTGAGAAGAAAATTGATCACTGCAGTTCTGACCCATGCACCAATG GTGCCCAGTGCGTGGACATTGGGAATTCCTACATATGCCAATGTCGTGCTGGATTCACAGGGAGAAACTGTGACATCGATGCAGACAACTGCGCAAGCATGCCCTGCCTTAATGGTGGGACATGTCAGGATGGAGTTAATGACCACACCTGCATTTGCCCATCTGGATTTAGTGGAAAGAATTGCAGCATCCTCATCAGTATATGTGCAAATAATCCTTGCCACAACGGTGCAACGTGCCATGAGAGAAACAGCCACTATGTCTGCCAGTGCTCCCGTGGATATGGTGGACTTAACTGCCAGTTCTTGCTGCCAGAGCAGCCTCAGGGTCAAACCGTTGTCATCGATGTTAAGGATAAATACACAGAAGCTGAGAACAAGGGGCAGTTTCCGTGGGTAGCTGTATGCGCTGGGGTTATCTTGGttctgatgctgctcctggggTGTGCGGCAGTCATCGTCTGTGTGCGAGTAAAGCTGCAGAAGGGCCAGCAGCAGCAGCCTGACATCTCCAAGAGTGAGATGGAGACAATGAACAATCTCACAGACTGCCACCGCGAGAAAGACATCTCTATCAGCATTATTGCAGCCACTCAAATCAAAAACACCAACAAGAAAGTAGACTTGCAATGTGACAGCTCTACTGAAAGAAATGGCTACAGGGTCAAATACCCTTCagtggattataatctggtgcaCGAATTAAAGAATGAAGACTTAATTAAAGCTGAAAATGAACGGGGAGATGCTAATACCCCAGAAGCAGAGCAAATAAGTGCAACACAGCATAATGG TGAACCCTCAGAAAGAAAGCGGCCAGAGTCTACATACTCTGCGTCAAAAGATACCAAGTACCAGTCAGTGTATGTCATATCTGAAGAGAAGGATGAATGTATAATAGCAACTGAG GTGTGA
- the dld gene encoding delta-like protein D isoform X1: protein MAHRSVCLVITLLAALHQQASPSGVFELKLQEFNNRKGLAGNVNCCKGSSASNYGLPCECKTFFRVCLKHYQAKISPEPPCTYGSALTPVLGSNSFSIPDAETFSNPMRFPFAFTWPGTFSLIIEALHAEPTDDLSTDNPDRLISRLATQRHLTVGDEWSQDVHTSSHTELKYSYRFVCDEHYYGEGCSVFCRPRDDAFGHFSCGEKGEKLCNPGWKGAYCTESICLPGCDEQHGYCDRPGECKCRVGWRGRYCDECIHYPGCLHGTCQQPWQCNCQEGWGGLFCNQDLNYCTHHKPCKNGATCTNTGQGSYTCTCRAGYTGSNCEIEINECDANPCKNDGTCTDLENHYTCTCAPGFLGRNCELSAMTCADGPCFNGGRCTDKPTGGYSCHCPASYSGFNCEKKIDHCSSDPCTNGAQCVDIGNSYICQCRAGFTGRNCDIDADNCASMPCLNGGTCQDGVNDHTCICPSGFSGKNCSILISICANNPCHNGATCHERNSHYVCQCSRGYGGLNCQFLLPEQPQGQTVVIDVKDKYTEAENKGQFPWVAVCAGVILVLMLLLGCAAVIVCVRVKLQKGQQQQPDISKSEMETMNNLTDCHREKDISISIIAATQIKNTNKKVDLQCDSSTERNGYRVKYPSVDYNLVHELKNEDLIKAENERGDANTPEAEQISATQHNGEPSERKRPESTYSASKDTKYQSVYVISEEKDECIIATEV from the exons ATGGCCCACCGCAGTGTTTGCCTGGTCATCACTCTGCTGGCTGCACTCCACCAG CAGGCTTCCCCCTCTGGCGTCTTTGAGCTAAAGTTGCAGGAATTCAATAATCGCAAAGGGCTGGCTGGGAATGTGAACTGTTGCAAAGGCTCCTCGGCCTCCAACTACGGCCTCCCGTGCGAGTGTAAGACCTTCTTCCGCGTCTGCCTCAAGCATTACCAGGCGAAAATCTCTCCCGAGCCGCCGTGTACCTACGGTAGCGCCCTGACCCCGGTGCTGGGCTCCAACTCCTTCTCCATCCCGGACGCCGAAACCTTCAGTAACCCCATGCGGTTCCCTTTCGCTTTCACCTGGCCG ggaaCGTTCTCCTTAATCATTGAGGCTTTGCATGCTGAGCCCACTGATGATCTGAGTACAG ATAACCCCGATCGCCTCATCAGCCGCTTGGCGACTCAGCGGCACCTCACGGTCGGTGATGAGTGGTCCCAGGATGTGCACACCAGCAGCCACACCGAGCTCAAGTACTCTTACCGCTTCGTCTGCGACGAGCACTACTATGGGGAAGGCTGCTCCGTCTTCTGCCGGCCGAGGGACGACGCGTTCGGTCACTTCAGCTGCGGCGAGAAGGGGGAAAAGCTGTGTAACCCCGGCTGGAAGGGAGCCTATTGCACTGAGT ctatctgccTCCCTGGCTGCGACGAGCAACACGGATACTGCGACAGACCTGGGGAATGCAA GTGTAGGGTGGGATGGAGAGGACGTTACTGTGATGAATGTATTCATTATCCAGGCTGTCTTCATGGGACATGTCAGCAGCCTTGGCAGTGTAACTGCCAGGAAGGATGGGGTGGTCTCTTTTGCAACCAGG ACTTGAACTATTGCACTCACCACAAGCCGTGCAAGAATGGTGCTACATGTaccaatactggccaagggagtTACACCTGTACTTGTCGTGCTGGCTACACAGGCTCCAACTGTGAAATCGAGATCAACGAGTGTGATGCCAATCCCTGTAAGAACGATGGAACCTGCACG GATCTGGAGAACCACTACACTTGTACCTGTGCACCAGGCTTCCTTGGTCGGAACTGTGAGCTGAGTGCCATGACGTGTGCAGATGGGCCCTGCTTCAATGGAGGAAGATGCACAGACAAACCGACTGGGGGCTACAGCTGCCATTGCCCTGCTAGTTACTCCGGATTCAACTGTGAGAAGAAAATTGATCACTGCAGTTCTGACCCATGCACCAATG GTGCCCAGTGCGTGGACATTGGGAATTCCTACATATGCCAATGTCGTGCTGGATTCACAGGGAGAAACTGTGACATCGATGCAGACAACTGCGCAAGCATGCCCTGCCTTAATGGTGGGACATGTCAGGATGGAGTTAATGACCACACCTGCATTTGCCCATCTGGATTTAGTGGAAAGAATTGCAGCATCCTCATCAGTATATGTGCAAATAATCCTTGCCACAACGGTGCAACGTGCCATGAGAGAAACAGCCACTATGTCTGCCAGTGCTCCCGTGGATATGGTGGACTTAACTGCCAGTTCTTGCTGCCAGAGCAGCCTCAGGGTCAAACCGTTGTCATCGATGTTAAGGATAAATACACAGAAGCTGAGAACAAGGGGCAGTTTCCGTGGGTAGCTGTATGCGCTGGGGTTATCTTGGttctgatgctgctcctggggTGTGCGGCAGTCATCGTCTGTGTGCGAGTAAAGCTGCAGAAGGGCCAGCAGCAGCAGCCTGACATCTCCAAGAGTGAGATGGAGACAATGAACAATCTCACAGACTGCCACCGCGAGAAAGACATCTCTATCAGCATTATTGCAGCCACTCAAATCAAAAACACCAACAAGAAAGTAGACTTGCAATGTGACAGCTCTACTGAAAGAAATGGCTACAGGGTCAAATACCCTTCagtggattataatctggtgcaCGAATTAAAGAATGAAGACTTAATTAAAGCTGAAAATGAACGGGGAGATGCTAATACCCCAGAAGCAGAGCAAATAAGTGCAACACAGCATAATGG TGAACCCTCAGAAAGAAAGCGGCCAGAGTCTACATACTCTGCGTCAAAAGATACCAAGTACCAGTCAGTGTATGTCATATCTGAAGAGAAGGATGAATGTATAATAGCAACTGAG GTGTGA